GTGTGGTACATGCGGATGACTTCCGACCCCTTGTCGTAGACGGTGGGGGTGTAGAAGTTGTTGATCTCCACATAGCTGTCCGGGCGCACGGGATGCGCCATGGCACCGGAATCCTCCGGGAACTGTACGGTGCGCAGGCGCTGCACGTCCGCAATGCGCTTGACCGCCCGCGAGTTCATGTCGCTGGAGAATTCCTGGTCGCGGAAGACGGTCAGCCCTTCCTTCAGCGACAGCTGAAACCAGTCGCGGCAGGTGACGCGGTTGCCGGTCCAGTTGTGAAAATACTCGTGCGCCACCACGGCCTCGATGCCCAGGAAGTCCTGGTCGGTGGCGGTCTCCGGCTTCGCCAGGATGTATTTCGTGTTGAAGACGTTGAGGGATTTGTTTTCCATCGCCCCCATGTTGAAGTCGCCGACCGCGACGATGTTGAAGATGTCGAGGTCGTACTCCAGACCGAACACCTCCTCGTCCCAGCGCATCGACTTGATGAGCGAGCGCATGGCGTGATCGACCTTGTCCTCGTTCCCCGGCTCGACATAGATGCGCAGGGTGACGTCGCGGCCGGATGCGGTGCGGAAACGGTCCTCCTGGTGCACCAACGTGCCGGCAACCAGGGCGAACAGGTAGCAGGGCTTGGGAAAGGGGTCCTCCCACACCGCGCGGTGGCGCCCGTCGGAAAGGTCGCCGGATTCGAGGAGGTTGCCGTTGGACAGCAGCACCGGATAGCGCGCCTTGTCCGCGGTGATCGTGGTGGTGTAGCGGGCCATCACGTCGGGGCGGTCGGCGAAGTAAGTGATCTTGCGGAAACCCTCCGCCTCGCACTGGGTGCAGAAGTTTCCGGAGGACTTGTAGAGCCCCTCCAGCGCCGTGTTCTCCTGCGGCTTGATTCGGACGACGGTTTCCAGCGTGAAGATCTCCGGCACGCTGTGGACGGTCAGATGGTCCGGCGTGACGGTGTAGTCGGCGTCGCCCAGCGGCTGCCCGTTCAGCGCCACGGACACTAGTTCCAGCCGTTGCCCGTCCAGCGTCAGCGGCAGCGCCGCCGCGTCGTCGCGCGCCGGGTTGCGCCGCAGCCCGAACTGCGCGCGGACCGTGGTCACCTCCTCGCCGAGGTCGAAGAACAGATCGACCGTGTCGATCAGATGCGCGGGCGGGCGGTAGTCCTGCAGGCGGATGGCCTTGGGCGTGCCTTTGTCCATGGGGCTTTTCTCTAACCTTGTTTTGGCCGTGTCGGCGTCGCGGAGACGGACTCTAGCATGGAGAGTGGGGACGCGAAGGGGCGTTGGACAGGGGAGATGCCAGCGATGGGACGATGATTGCCATTCGCTGTTCGCAGTCATAGGTCCTGACGGCGGAGCGAATGGTCATGAGCTATTGGCGCTTTTTGGCGATGATCGTGGTCTCGACGGTCGTGATGTTCGGGCTGATGTATTTGAACACCTACGCTTTCGACCACGTGTTCTACAGCCAGACGCGGGCCTGGATGGCGTTGGTGATGGGGGCCGCCATGGCGATCGTCATGATCGGCTTCATGTGGTCCATGTACAGGAACGCCGCCGCCAACCTCGGCATCGTGGTGGCGGGGCTTCTGGTCTTCGCAGGAGCACTATGGCTGGTGCGCAGCCAGGAGACCGTGGACGACCTGTCCTACATGAAGGCGATGATCCCGCACCATTCCATCGCGATCATGACCAGCGAACGCGCCCACATCCGCGATCCGCGCGTGCGTGAGTTGGCGGACGGCATCATTGAAGCGCAGGTGCGGGAGATCGGAGAGATGAAGGCCCTCATCGCCGATCTGAAACGCAATCCCACACCGGATTCGGCGCCGGATATTCCGTCCTATCGGGAACGGGGAGCGCCTGCACCGGCCAAGGAATAGGCGCCCTCCTTCCATCTCCCCTCAAACGTGGAAGCTCTCGCCGCAGCCGCAGCGGCCTTTCTCGTTCGGGTTCTTGAAGACGAAGCCGGTCTGGAACTTGTCGTCGACGTAGTCCATCTCGCTGCCGATCAGGAACATCACGGCGGCGGGGTCGATCAGGACGGTGACGCCCTTGTCCTCGACCACCTCGTCAAACTTCATCTTTTCCTTGGCGTATTGCACGTCATAGCTGAGGCCGGAGCAGCCCTTCGCCTTCACGCCGATGCGCAGGCCGATGTAATCGTCGGTCGCCTTTGACATCAGCATCCGCACCCGCTCCGCGGCGGCGTCGGTGATGGAAAGGGCCTTGGGGAGAGAAGCCGTAGAAGCCGTGGCCATGGGGATCTTCGCCTCCTTAAAACATGTCCAGTTGGACCCGCGCGACCTCGGACATCATGTCCTGGCGCCAGGGCGGTTCCCAAACCAGTTCCACCTTGCATGTGGTGACGTCCTCGACGGACTCAACCGCCTGCTGCACCTGCATCGGCAGTTCGCCGGCCACCGGGCACATGGGGCTGGTCAGGGTCATGTCGATCTCGACCTCGTTGTTCGGGCCGATGTCGACGCGGTAGATCAGGCCCAGTTCCCAGATGTCCACGGGGATTTCCGGGTCGTAGCAGCTCTTCAGCGCCGAGATCACCGCCTCGCTCAGCGCGGCGCGCGGGTCGTAGGCGGCCTTGGCCGCGGCCATGTCCGCTTCGGTCTGGTTCATCGGCTTGGCCTCCGCGGCGTCGGCTTCCTTGGAGATCGCGTCATCGGGCATCGCGTTTCACCGTTTCCTGCAACTTACTCGCTGCTCGCCTTGTCCTCGCCTTCGATGGCCGCGTTCATCGCGTGCCAGGCGAGGGTGGCGCATTTCACGCGCACCGGGAACTGACGGACGCCGGACAGCACCATCAGCCGTTCCATGGCGTCCTCGTCCACCGGGCCGTGGTCGCCGTGGTCGTGGTCGTCCTTGGTGCAGAGGTCGTGGAAGGTCTCGAACAGAGCCTTGGCCTCCGCCTCGGTCTTGCCCTTGACCACCTCGGTCATCATGGACGCGCTGGCGGTGGAGATGGCGCAGCCGCGGCCCTGGAAGGCCACGTCCTCGACCACTCCGTCCTTCAGCTTCAGGTAGACCATGAAGCGATCGCCGCACATGGGGTTCTCGCCCTTGGCCTCCCGGTTGGCATCGTCGGGATGCCGGAAGTTCCGGGGGTTCTTGCCGTGGTCCAGGATCACTTCCTGGTACAGCTCGCGCAATTCGTCCATCATGCTCCGAAGAACTCCTTCACCGCGATCACCGATTCGACCAGAGCGTCGGCTTCCGCCCGCGTGTTGTAAAGCGCGAAGCTGGCCCGCGCCGTGGCGCCGACGCCGAAACGCTCCATCAGCGGCTCCGCGCAGTGGCGGCCGACGCGGACGGCGACGCCGTACTGGTCCACGATGGTGCCGAGGTCGTGCGGGTGCACGCCCTCCAGCGTGAAGGAGATGATCGGGCCCTTGCCCGGCGCGGTGCCGTAGACGCGCAGGCCGTCGACCTGGGAAAGCTGCTGCGTGGCGTACTGGAGCAGGTCGTGCTCATGCGCCGCGATGGCCTCCCGGCCCAGCGTCTCCATGTAGTCCAGCGCCACGCCCAGACCGATCACCTCGGTGATTGCCGGGGTGCCGGCCTCGAAGCGGGCCGGCGGGGCCTTGAAGGTGGTGCCTTCGAAGCTGACGCTCTCGATCATGTCGCCGCCGCCCTGATAAGGGGGCATCTTCTTCAGCAGATCGTACTTGCCGTAGAGCACGCCGGTCCCGGTCGGGCCGTACAGCTTGTGGCCGGTCATGATGTAGAAGTCGGCGTCGATGTCCTGCACGTCCACCACGCCGTGCACCGCGGCCTGGCTGCCGTCGAACAGCACCGGCACGCCGCGCTCGTGCGCCATGCGGGCGATGATCTTGGCCGGCGTCACCGTGCCCAGCACGTTGGAGCAGTGGGTCATCGCCACCAGCTTCGTGCGGTCGGACAGCAGGTCCTCGTAGGCGTTCAGGTCCAGCACGCCGTGCTCGTCCACCGGGACGACGCGGATGCGGATGCCCTTGTCCATCTGGAGGAGCTGCCACGGCACGATGTTGGCGTGGTGCTCCATGACCGAGACGATGATCTCATCGCCTTCCGACAGGAAGGTCCGGCCATAGCTGTGGGCGACGAGGTTGACGGCCTCGGTCGCGCTGCGGGTGAAGACGATGTTGCGCTCCGACGGGGCGTTCAGGAAGCGGGCGACCTTGCGGCGGGCCTCCTCGAACTGGTCGGTCGCGGTCTGCGACAGGAAATGGACGCCCCGGTGGATGTTGGAATAATCCTCCTCCAGGAAGCGGGTCATGGCGTCGATGACCTGCCGCGGCTTCTGCGCGGAGGCGGCGCTGTCCAGATAGACGAGCGGCTTGCCGGGCTTGCCCTTCCGCTCGTGCACGCTGCGCGACAGGATGGGGAAGTCGGCGCGCACACGCTCGACATCGAAGGTGGGGAGGGTGATCTGGGTGTCCATATCCGGGTCCCTCCTCAGCGCGCGTTCTGCCAGTTGGCGACGTAGCTCTGGAAGGCGTCGCGGACGCTCTCCTCGGCGATCTCCTCCAGCGCCTCGGACAGGAAGGCGCCGATCAGCAGGCCGCGCGCCGTATCCTTGTCGATGCCGCGGGCGCGCAGGTAGAAGAGCTGGTCGTCGTCCAGCTCGCCCACCGTGGCGCCGTGGCTGCACTTCACGTCGTCGGCGTAGATCTCCAGTTCCGGCTTCGCGTCGATCTCCGCGGTGTCGGAGAGCAGGAGCGCGCGGTTCTGCTGGTAGCCATCGGTCTTCTGCGCGTCGGGACGCACGATGATCTTGCCCTGGAAGACGGCGCGGGCCTGGTCGTCGATCACGCCCTTGTAGACCTCGCGGCTGGTGCAGCAGGGCTTGGCGTGGTCGATGAAGGTCGTGGTGTCGACATGCTGGCCGCCGCGCACCATGTAGGCGCCGCTGACATGCGTGTCGCCGTCCTCGCCGTCGAGGACGCTGTTCACCTCGTTGCGCGACAGCTTGGCGCCGATGGTCAGGATGAAGTTGTCGTAGATGCCCTTGCCGGCCACCTTCGCCGCGGTGTGCGACAGGTGGAAGGCCTCCGCGTGCTCGCGCTGGACCTTGTAGTGATGGACCGACGCGCCCGCGCCGACGAAGACCTCGGTCACGCCGTTCGACAGGGTGGTGCAGGAGCCCAGGCCGACGTGATGCTCGACGATCACGGCGCGGGACTCCGCCTCCGCGACGATCAGGCCACGCGGGTGGAAGGCGGTGGGCTGCGCCTCGGTGCCGACGGAGACGAAGACCAGCTCGATGGTCTCGTCCACCGTGACGCCGCGCGGCACATGCAGGACCGGCCCGTCCGCCAGGAAGGCGGTGTTCAGCGCCACCAGCGGCTGATCGTCGGGGGCGGCGATGCGGCCCAGATGCTCGGCCACCAGATCGGGCTTGCGAGTCAGGGCGTCGGCGAGGTTCAGCAGCTCGACCCCCGCCGGCAGACCGGCGGTGGAGGACAGTTCCGCCCGGAAGCGCCCGTCGACGAAGACCAGCCGCGGACCGTTCGTGCCGTCCGTGCGCACGGTCGGCAGCACGTCGAAGCGGACGGCCTCGCCGGTCACGGCCGCCGGCTGGAAGGCCAGCTTGTCAAGCGCGCGCAGGTTGGTGTAGCGCCAGGACTCGTTCTTAACGGTCGGCAGGCCGAGCGCGGCGAAGCGGTTGTGCCCCTGGCTGCGCAGGTCGTTCAGCCAGGACAGGCCGCCGCCGGGCAGGCCGTCCTTGACCCGGTCAAACTGCTCCAGGAAGGGTTTGGCCGCCGCCGGGTCGTAACCCCGCGGCGCCTTGGTGAGGGTCGTCGTCGCCATGGTCAGGCCGCCTCGTTCACGCCGAACTCGGCGTAGCCGTTCTTCTCCAGCTCCAGCGCCAGCTCCTTGCCGCCGGAGCGCTGAATCTTGCCGAAGGCCAGCACATGGACATGGTCCGGCACGATGTAGTCGAGCAGGCGCTGGTAGTGGGTGATGACCAGCATCGACCGCTCCGGCGAGCGGAGCGCGTTCACGCCCTCGGCCACGATCTTCAGCGCGTCGATGTCCAGGCCGCTGTCCGTCTCGTCGAGGATGGCGAACGTCGGCTGGAGGACGGCCATCTGGAGCGTCTCGTTGCGCTTCTTCTCGCCGCCGGAGAAGCCGACGTTGACCGCGCGCTTCAGCATCTCATCGGTCATGCTCAGCGCCTTGGTCTTCTCGCGCACCAGCTTCAGGAACTGCATGGCGTCCAGCTCCGGCTCGCCGCGCTGCTTGCGGATGGCGTTCAGGGCGGACTTCAGGAAGGTGGTGTTGGCGACGCCGGGGATTTCGACCGGGTACTGGAAGGCCAGGAACAGGCCGGCGGCGGCGCGCTCCTCCGGCTCCATCTCCAGCAGGTCCTTGCCGAAGAAGCTCACCGAGCCCTCGGTGATCTCATAGCCGTCGCGGCCGGCCAGCACGTAGCTGAGCGTGCTCTTGCCCGAGCCGTTCGGCCCCATGATGGCGTGCACCTCACCGGGGTTGATCGTCAGGTCGATGCCCTTGAGGATTTCCTTGCCGTCCACCGTGGCGTGCAGGTTCTTGATCTCGATCATCGTTTCTTCTTCCTTCGCGATACGGTGGGCGGTCAGCCGACGCTGCCTTCGAGGCTGATGCCGACGAGCTTCTGGGCTTCCACGGCGAACTCCATGGGCAGCTCCTTCAGCACTTCCTTGCAAAAGCCGTTGACGATCAGCGATACGGCGTCCTCTTCCGACAGGCCGCGCTGGCGGCAGTAGAACAGCTGGTCCTCGCTGATCTTGGCGGTCGTCGCCTCGTGCTCGACGCGGGCGGTGCGGTTGCGGTTCTCGATGTAGGGCACCGTGTGGGCGCCGCACTGGTCGCCGATCAGCAGGCTGTCGCACTGGGTGTGATTGCGCGCGCCCTCCGCCTTCGGCAGGATCTTGACCAGCCCGCGGTAGGTCTGCTGCGCCCGCCCGGCGGAGATGCCCTTCGACACGATGGTCGAGCGGGTGTTCTTGCCGATGTGGATCATCTTGGTGCCGGTGTCGGCCTGCTGGAAGTTGTTGGTGATGGCGACCGAATAGAACTCGCCCACCGAATTGTCGCCCTGCAGGATGCAGCTCGGGTACTTCCAGGTGATGGCGGAACCGGTCTCCACCTGCGTCCAGGAAATCTTGGAGTTGCGGCCGCGGCAGGCGCCGCGCTTGGTCACGAAGTTGTAGATGCCGCCGACGCCTTCCGCGTTGCCCGGATACCAGTTCTGGACCGTCGAGTACTTGATCTGCGCGTCATCCAGCGCCACCAGCTCGACCACCGCGGCGTGCAGCTGGTTCTCGTCGCGCTGGGGCGCCGTGCAGCCTTCCAGATAGCTGACGTAGCTGCCCTCGTCGGCGATGATCAGCGTCCGCTCGAACTGGCCGGTGTTGGCCTGGTTGATGCGGAAGTAGGTGGACAGCTCCATCGGGCAGCGCACGCCCTTCGGGATGTAGACGAAGCTGCCGTCGGTGAAGACCGCGCAGTTCAGCGTCGCGTAGAAATTGTCGGTGTAGGGCACGACGGAGCCGAGATACTTCTGGACAAGCTCCGGACACTTGTGCACGGCCTCGGAGATCGCGCAGAAGATGATGCCCATCTCCTCCAGCTTGGCCTTGAAGGTGGTGGCGACCGACACGCTGTCGAACACGGCGTCCACGGCGATGGCCGGGCTCTTGCCCTCGGCCCCTTCGACGCCGGCCAGGATCTCCTGCTCGCGCAGCGGGATGCCCAACTTCTCGTAGGTCTTCAGCAGTTCGGGATCGACCTCGTCCAGAGACTTCGGGCGATCCTTCATCTTGGGCGCGGCGTAGTAGTGCGCGTCCTGATAGTCGATCGGCGGGAAGGACAGCTTCGCCCAGTGGCGCGGCTCCTCCATCTCCTGCCAGACGCGGAACGCCTTCAGGCGCCATTCGAGAAGCCATTCCGGCTCCTCTTTCTTGGCGGAGATGAAGCGGACGATGTCCTCGTTCAGGCCCTTGGGCGCGACATCCGATTCGATGTCCGTCGTGAAGCCGTACTTGTACTTCTGCTCCGTGACGGCGCGGACCTGTTCGACGGTTTCGGTCGTGGCGGCCATGCTTGTCTCTCGTTCCCTGAAAGCGTTTCCGATGAAGGCGCCGAAACGTCAGACGGCGGCGCGCCGTGCCGGACCTGGGCCGGCTCCAATGCTGTCGAGCGGGCCGGGTGGGCTCTCCGCCCAGGCGGGCGGTCCCATCATGTCGGCCAGCGTCACTTGTTCGAGGGCGCCACGGATGGCGCTGTTGACCTTTTCCCAGCCGCCGCGCATCGGGCAGAGGCGCTGCACGCCGCACTGGCTGTCGCCGCCCTCCACGCAGGCGGTCAGCGCGATCGGGCCGTCGAGCGCCGTGATGATCTCGGCGATAGAGATTGCATCGGCGTTGCGGCTGAGCGCATAACCACCGGCGGCGCCGCGGTGCGACGTCGTGAGGCCCGCCGGGGTCAACGTCTTCATGAGCTTGGCGACCGTGGGGGAGGGCACGCCCGTGCGCTCCGCCAGATGGGAGACGGTGTGAACCGTGCCCACATGGCGCGCCATTTCGCTCATCACGACGATGGCGTAGTCGGTCAGCTTGCTCAGCCGGATCATGACCACCCCGATACAGGACTAAATTGGTCCTGATTAAGTGGCCATCATAGGACCTTTGTCAAGCGGAACCGGAGCGGGATAACCGGGAAAAACACTCGGGTATAAGGATGGCAGGCCTGCGCCCGGTGCACGCTGCGGCGAACGGTCGCAGGCGGCTTCCACCTACGGGAAACCATACACTGCGGTCGGACAAAAAAACCGGCCCCGCGGTGAAGGCCGCGGGGCCGGTGCAATCAGCGTGGAACCCGAAAGGAGCCGGTGGAAGCGGTGAGCGAAACCGGATCAGCCCGGCTTGTGCGCCTCTTCCCGCGCCGCGTCGCTGGCAGCGCTCACCGCATCGCCGACCTCTTCCTTGGCGGCTTCGACGGCCGCGCGGGCGGCGCGGGTGCCGCGGTCCATGGCGTCACGGGCCATTTCCTTGGCGCGGTTCGTCGCCTCGTCGGCGTAGTCGCCGACCCAGCGGTCCTCGTAGCGCGATGAGGGGATGCTGGCGCCCAGCGCGGCTCCCAGGGCGACACCCATCATGCCGGCCACCATCGGATGGTCGTCCACCATCTCCCAGAAACGTCCGGTCGCGCTGTGCAACCGGTCCGATGCGCGGAAATGGCTGGCGCCGCCGTGGTTGCCACCGTGATTGCCGATATGGCTTTCCACGCGGCTGCTCATGTCCCGGCGCATGCCATACGCCCGGTCGCGGGCGTGGTCGGTCAGATCATGCGCCCGTTCACGGGCGTGGTCGGTAAGGCCGCGCACGCGGTCACCGGCCTCGTCCACGGCGTCACTCGCCCGTTCGTAGACATGGCCCGCGGCATCGCTGGCCCGCTCGTAGGCTTGGCTGGCGGCGTCGCGCACGCTGTGGCCTGCGCTGTAGAAGGTGTCGCGGGCGTACTGCGCGGCGCTGCCGGCGCGGTCGCGGACATTGTGCATCGCGCCGCTGCGTGCGATGCGCCGGTCATAGCCCGAGGCGGTCAGTGCGAGCCAGCCCAGACCGATGCCGATCATGGCGAGTGGGATCGGATTGCTGCGCATGGTCTCGCCGACCGAGTGGGACCGCTGGTGGGTCTGGTTGCGGATCGGCTCGTAATAGCGGTCCTGGGCGCGTTCGCCGTAGCCGCCGGTGGTGGTGTGCATCCGGTTCATGGTCTGCTCCATCAGGTGACGGGGAGCGAGCCGCGCTGTCTTGCGCTTCAGGACCTGGATCGTGTCGCCGATCCGGGCTTGGCGTTCGCGGATCTCCCGTTGCATCGCGTCGTAGTCGCGGGGCGTTCCGCGCCCCTTCTCACCGCCGTTCATTGGTCCGTCGTTCATGGGCCGCTCATCGGGCAAGCTGGGAGCGGGCCCAGCGCTTGTCGTCACGCAGCGTCTCGATCGTGCGCTGCGGTTGGAGATTCTCGGGACTGAGCCGCTTCTTGCCGATCATCGC
The Azospirillum brasilense genome window above contains:
- a CDS encoding DUF305 domain-containing protein, yielding MSYWRFLAMIVVSTVVMFGLMYLNTYAFDHVFYSQTRAWMALVMGAAMAIVMIGFMWSMYRNAAANLGIVVAGLLVFAGALWLVRSQETVDDLSYMKAMIPHHSIAIMTSERAHIRDPRVRELADGIIEAQVREIGEMKALIADLKRNPTPDSAPDIPSYRERGAPAPAKE
- a CDS encoding HesB/IscA family protein translates to MATASTASLPKALSITDAAAERVRMLMSKATDDYIGLRIGVKAKGCSGLSYDVQYAKEKMKFDEVVEDKGVTVLIDPAAVMFLIGSEMDYVDDKFQTGFVFKNPNEKGRCGCGESFHV
- a CDS encoding iron-sulfur cluster assembly protein — encoded protein: MPDDAISKEADAAEAKPMNQTEADMAAAKAAYDPRAALSEAVISALKSCYDPEIPVDIWELGLIYRVDIGPNNEVEIDMTLTSPMCPVAGELPMQVQQAVESVEDVTTCKVELVWEPPWRQDMMSEVARVQLDMF
- the sufU gene encoding Fe-S cluster assembly sulfur transfer protein SufU is translated as MMDELRELYQEVILDHGKNPRNFRHPDDANREAKGENPMCGDRFMVYLKLKDGVVEDVAFQGRGCAISTASASMMTEVVKGKTEAEAKALFETFHDLCTKDDHDHGDHGPVDEDAMERLMVLSGVRQFPVRVKCATLAWHAMNAAIEGEDKASSE
- a CDS encoding cysteine desulfurase, with protein sequence MDTQITLPTFDVERVRADFPILSRSVHERKGKPGKPLVYLDSAASAQKPRQVIDAMTRFLEEDYSNIHRGVHFLSQTATDQFEEARRKVARFLNAPSERNIVFTRSATEAVNLVAHSYGRTFLSEGDEIIVSVMEHHANIVPWQLLQMDKGIRIRVVPVDEHGVLDLNAYEDLLSDRTKLVAMTHCSNVLGTVTPAKIIARMAHERGVPVLFDGSQAAVHGVVDVQDIDADFYIMTGHKLYGPTGTGVLYGKYDLLKKMPPYQGGGDMIESVSFEGTTFKAPPARFEAGTPAITEVIGLGVALDYMETLGREAIAAHEHDLLQYATQQLSQVDGLRVYGTAPGKGPIISFTLEGVHPHDLGTIVDQYGVAVRVGRHCAEPLMERFGVGATARASFALYNTRAEADALVESVIAVKEFFGA
- the sufD gene encoding Fe-S cluster assembly protein SufD, with product MATTTLTKAPRGYDPAAAKPFLEQFDRVKDGLPGGGLSWLNDLRSQGHNRFAALGLPTVKNESWRYTNLRALDKLAFQPAAVTGEAVRFDVLPTVRTDGTNGPRLVFVDGRFRAELSSTAGLPAGVELLNLADALTRKPDLVAEHLGRIAAPDDQPLVALNTAFLADGPVLHVPRGVTVDETIELVFVSVGTEAQPTAFHPRGLIVAEAESRAVIVEHHVGLGSCTTLSNGVTEVFVGAGASVHHYKVQREHAEAFHLSHTAAKVAGKGIYDNFILTIGAKLSRNEVNSVLDGEDGDTHVSGAYMVRGGQHVDTTTFIDHAKPCCTSREVYKGVIDDQARAVFQGKIIVRPDAQKTDGYQQNRALLLSDTAEIDAKPELEIYADDVKCSHGATVGELDDDQLFYLRARGIDKDTARGLLIGAFLSEALEEIAEESVRDAFQSYVANWQNAR
- the sufC gene encoding Fe-S cluster assembly ATPase SufC; this encodes MIEIKNLHATVDGKEILKGIDLTINPGEVHAIMGPNGSGKSTLSYVLAGRDGYEITEGSVSFFGKDLLEMEPEERAAAGLFLAFQYPVEIPGVANTTFLKSALNAIRKQRGEPELDAMQFLKLVREKTKALSMTDEMLKRAVNVGFSGGEKKRNETLQMAVLQPTFAILDETDSGLDIDALKIVAEGVNALRSPERSMLVITHYQRLLDYIVPDHVHVLAFGKIQRSGGKELALELEKNGYAEFGVNEAA
- the sufB gene encoding Fe-S cluster assembly protein SufB; translation: MAATTETVEQVRAVTEQKYKYGFTTDIESDVAPKGLNEDIVRFISAKKEEPEWLLEWRLKAFRVWQEMEEPRHWAKLSFPPIDYQDAHYYAAPKMKDRPKSLDEVDPELLKTYEKLGIPLREQEILAGVEGAEGKSPAIAVDAVFDSVSVATTFKAKLEEMGIIFCAISEAVHKCPELVQKYLGSVVPYTDNFYATLNCAVFTDGSFVYIPKGVRCPMELSTYFRINQANTGQFERTLIIADEGSYVSYLEGCTAPQRDENQLHAAVVELVALDDAQIKYSTVQNWYPGNAEGVGGIYNFVTKRGACRGRNSKISWTQVETGSAITWKYPSCILQGDNSVGEFYSVAITNNFQQADTGTKMIHIGKNTRSTIVSKGISAGRAQQTYRGLVKILPKAEGARNHTQCDSLLIGDQCGAHTVPYIENRNRTARVEHEATTAKISEDQLFYCRQRGLSEEDAVSLIVNGFCKEVLKELPMEFAVEAQKLVGISLEGSVG
- a CDS encoding SUF system Fe-S cluster assembly regulator; this translates as MIRLSKLTDYAIVVMSEMARHVGTVHTVSHLAERTGVPSPTVAKLMKTLTPAGLTTSHRGAAGGYALSRNADAISIAEIITALDGPIALTACVEGGDSQCGVQRLCPMRGGWEKVNSAIRGALEQVTLADMMGPPAWAESPPGPLDSIGAGPGPARRAAV